Proteins co-encoded in one Thermocrinis sp. genomic window:
- a CDS encoding SAM-dependent chlorinase/fluorinase, with the protein MSLIVLLTDFGTKDGFVGAVKGVLLSINPYCQIVDLTHEVEPFNVMEGALILRAHYRYFPKGSIFLGVVDPGVGSERKAVAVRCGAYTFVGPMNGLFDLALRDIAMPPECYLIENFTLPRINQTFHGRDVFAPVCGYLSKGVPLQMLGRRIEYEFLLEWEKAKEFKNKIEGKVIHFDRYGNAITNVPCGKYSHVVFRGQKIKVVSYFLEGEREQINAVCGSFGYMELFVPMGNAKERFGISLGEEVCFFTSEV; encoded by the coding sequence AGTTTTGCTTTCTATAAACCCTTACTGTCAGATAGTTGATCTAACTCACGAAGTAGAACCCTTTAACGTAATGGAAGGTGCGCTCATTTTAAGGGCACACTACAGATACTTTCCCAAAGGGAGTATATTCCTTGGGGTGGTGGACCCGGGAGTAGGTTCAGAAAGAAAGGCTGTAGCTGTCAGGTGCGGTGCCTATACCTTTGTCGGACCGATGAACGGACTTTTTGACTTGGCGCTAAGGGACATAGCTATGCCCCCCGAATGCTATCTTATTGAAAACTTTACTCTTCCAAGGATAAATCAAACTTTTCACGGCAGGGATGTTTTTGCTCCCGTGTGCGGTTACCTGTCAAAGGGTGTGCCTTTGCAAATGTTAGGAAGAAGGATAGAATATGAGTTTTTGCTTGAGTGGGAGAAGGCAAAAGAGTTCAAAAACAAAATAGAGGGTAAGGTTATACACTTTGACAGATACGGTAATGCCATAACCAACGTACCCTGCGGTAAATACTCTCATGTTGTATTTAGAGGGCAAAAAATAAAGGTAGTTAGCTACTTTTTGGAAGGGGAAAGGGAGCAGATAAACGCAGTGTGCGGAAGCTTTGGATACATGGAACTTTTTGTTCCTATGGGGAACGCAAAGGAAAGGTTTGGGATAAGTTTGGGAGAAGAGGTATGCTTTTTTACTTCTGAGGTCTAA